From the Papaver somniferum cultivar HN1 chromosome 2, ASM357369v1, whole genome shotgun sequence genome, the window GGAGATGTAACAGACAGAAGATCCACATCTGGTTATTATATGTTCCTAGAGCAACTCTTTAATCTCTTGGCGTAACAAGAAATAGTCAGTTGTCTCTCGATCTAGTGTTGAGGATGAATATAAATCTATGACGCACACTACTTCTGAAATAGTTTGGCTGTGGTGGTTACTTGGTGATATGGGCATTCATCTGACAGATTCAACTCCTTTATATTGTGATAATAAAGATGTTATTCATATTTCCACAATGATGTGTTCCATGAACGCACAAACCACattgagattgattgtcattTCGTACGGTATCACTTTAAGAAGAAAACCATTACACCTTgcagatattttcaccaagtcaTTGCGCTTTTTGGCTAGCAACCTCAAGATGTGTTCTGTACCATCTTGAGGTTGAGGGGGGTATTAAAAGATATGGCTCATATCGCATATCTTTTATATTATCTTATTTCCTTTAAGTTTATATTTTGTATTCATTAAGTTGTATTTTCTATTGATCCTATTTCCGTTTATAGTTAGATATGTTGTGTATAAATTGAGTTGTAATACTTTTGTAAATCAATCAAGTAATCAAAGAAGATAacctttttctctcaataatGTTGTCATGACAAACTTTGTCAATACGTACATGATTTATATATTTTCACCATATTAGTTATGCTTGTTAGTCCTCGCATTCACGTTAATGCATCTTTCTTTTTATTAGATAAGCTTCGCAATGAAGAGCAATTACGCGTCAATATTGAGCCAGGTGACAACAAAAATAGCATAAATATTCATGGGAAATAGGCTCGAAGCCTCGAAGCATGACCGGGATCAACATATCCGAGAACGTGCAATAGTCTTCTCACAgataaataaccaacaagataACTCAAACATCATACCTAAGCAACAAGATTAATAGTCAGCAATGTTTGCAAGACACCAATACCCGTAGTTGGGCTAAACACATTAATATGAAGGACACAAAAAAACATATGGAGGAAAAGGGAGCACAAAGTAAATTTGCAGGGAACAACTCACTTACCAAGATCAAGTGATGCGGTTTTCTGTAAGTATTGCTGGCCAAAGCTTTAACACTATGGGTTGGCCAGTCATATAAATTTGACGTTCACCAAGCTTTTCTAATTTTCTTGTTTGAAGATTGTATTCCCAGATGTAGGTCCCGGCACTAAACATAATAACATTCTTGTCTAATGGATTAAAAAATAACGTATCTAAAATATACCACGTACTATTCATTATTCCAAAGATATCATCTAATTGTATATATATCTTGCTGCAACAACTGCCAATTCTCCTTAAGCATCCAGACACTCAATCTGAATCTCACTATTTTCTGCCGAACTCTAGAGCAACATATCAAACCTTCAGACACGTATAAACATTGTCTGTGAAGTAAATAACCACCGTCTGCCTCTTCGGGAGGCAAGTCAATTAACTTACATTTGTTTTTGTTAAGATTGTAAGCCAAAATTCTGTTTTCCTTTTCAAACCAAATCAAATCACCATTATGATCAACTGATTCACTATGCTGAAGTAACTTCCAAGTGACATCTTCAAGGCATGAAACTTCACGGATCATGCATTCATTTTTATCAGAAGAAAATATATCAACGCTGAGTTTTGTTTTTTCCTCTTTGAATCCGTGTTAACGCACAACTTTGTAACTTGTGGACGGAAAACACTCACACACAAGACAAGTCATAATTACACATGACTCGACACCTAGGGGTGGTGGTGGAAgtttagttgcaggaaatcctacaaccacatccttaAAATAATCTATAGAACAATCTAAGTAATCATCATAAGAATTAAAAGAACATTCATTAGGATCTTCAAATTGGATACAAATTaataagaaaaccctaacttgctctccaaataatctTTCTCTTTCCTAAATTTCTTGTCTAAGATCTCAAGAAAATCTCTCCCTAATACAAGGTCGCTCGGCTCCTCCAACATGTTTATGTGATTTAGGCACTTACGCGTGTCCTCTCAACCATTCGTTATCTGACACGTCTCTCATAACCGCCTCTTCCTATCCGTTCACTTTCAATCATCGCATTAATGAAGTAAATACATTCGGAACTGGGAGTAAATCTCTTATTTACTcttaatcatcttcttcttccctctttttactctcttctttttctcttcaattcTTATTTTCCTCTTCTTATGCTCTACTGGTTTGATTGAATTTTTGAGTTGATTATCATCTTTTCTTGTTTCATCGTTCTCACCACTCTTTTATTTCTTCGATTTATCTTGATCACCCTGATCttgatttatttgattatctttgattattttttcatTATCTCTCATTCCCATTCTAAAGATGCCTCCAGCTGGTTGGAAGAACGAAACAGAATTTAAAAGATTGAAAAAAGAATTTGGTGAAAGAGGCTTCTCACTATCCGTCCCTCTTGGATCAAAACCTTCATCTATGCTCGAACCTGAATGGTTTTCTCTCGAAGAATAGAATGACCAGAAGATTATCATTTCAGTAGGATAGCTTCTCGCTGGTcttcctattcctctttataatccTAAGATTTCTCTGTTTTATGAAATTCTATCTGATGCGAGGTTCTCGCGGGGCATTTATCAACTAAACGGTGATTGCATTAGAATAAACACGAAATATGCTCGTCGCGCGGGAGGACTAGAATCTCTTTACCCAGTAGAAGTACGAAAGCCAGAGCATACCCATAAGGAAATCAATCCTTCATATTACACCATTGAGAATTTTTTCAAGAAATATGATATTGTTATCATGAAGAATAAGTCATCTAAGTGGGGTATTCGCTTGTCAAGAAAGGATGGTATCTCGGAGAATAAAAGAATCATGCGGGATGTTGACTTCCATGACTCTACAAATCTCACAGCTCGTAAGTCAAATGATACTCGATGGTTGGATTATCCCATCCTTTTAGTGGGCCCCTACATTACTGGCAGAAGTGGAGATGGCTCAACTCTTCCCTTCCTGTGGGATTACATGCTTTTGACCCATGGGTATTCAGATGGCCTGAAGAAGCTGATGTGGTATGTTATCTTCAACTCCccccttttattttcttttaattcttttaCCTTTCTCTTACCACTTTCTTTGGTATCAGATTTCCAAACAGTCAAAGAAGGCTAAAAATTTGCCTCACaataatgaagtaagaaatattctttgtttaattttaacaatattaTTGCCTCTGTTTTTTATCTCTCATTATTCGCGCAGGTGGAAGCTGTGGGCGCTAAAGGCAAGGGTAAGGGTAAAATTAGATATAAGAAAACCGCTTCTAAATCCTCTTCCGAGAGTCTGTCTAAGAAGCAGAAGGCATTTTAtccctcttcttcaagttctcacTCTAGCGATGATGATATTCTTCTCACTGAAGACCCCtcaataacatattatatggggAAACTATCTAGTATCTTCTCTGATTCCATGTCAGCAGTTGGTAATGAAGAACTGACTCGCACCTTTGGAATGCGATGCCCCTTCTTTAGATCATGAATCCCTTCGCGGAGCTGCCTCAGTGTTAAGTCCAAGCTTTCAATTTTCATTTGGCTCTTTGGTAATCTCTACATCTTCGCACTCTCTTTGATGATGCTTTGACTTCTTTGATGATGTTTAATATTCGCCTTATATCTTCGCAGATGGCCCGCATGTCTTATGTTGTTTCTTCAGACGATCAAAGAAGACTTCGCAAGCTTGACGCGAAGAATGCTAAACTTAAAGCTGAGAATTCTTCCAACTCCGACCGTGTTGTCAAGCTCCATGAAAGAAATAATCAACTGATTGGTACACATTTCTTTGCTGCTTTCCCCTTTTGTGTATTGCGTTATTTTCTCCTTCTTTGATTCTATATGTTCGTAGAGCTTTACAATTTAACCGATGAAGCATCTATCCTCCCTGATGATGAGGAGATTCTCCTCAAACACCTTAATTCTTCTTTGAACCGTTTCCCCAATGATGGATAGAGGATCTTAGTCTGGAAGAGTTAAAATCGAAGTATATGGCTCTTAAAAGTGATCATAGATCCATGTTATCCGTGATAGTTTTCAACTTCGTCTTCATAAAGAAAGGAGACAATCCAAATTTTGGAGGCGAAAAAGAACGCACTTATTAGTGAAAAGGATGAGGTTCCTCTCAAGGGTGCTAAAGCTTTAAATAAGTTTCAAGAAACTCTCCTCCAAGTTCAAATTGAGAAAGATCTAGCTTTAAGCGAAAAGAACACACTTATTAAGCAAGAGAACTTGATTCGTTCCCGACTTCTTTTAGAAAGTGATGCTGAATTTGATTGGGCTGCTAGGGTCTTAGATAATGCTAGAAATGATTTAGCTGTGAATGTTATCCTTGAATCTTATCATGCTACATTGGTTAAGGATATTATTTCTAAAAAAGAAGGTTGTTCATTATTCTTTTCTACTTGTTATTTCTTTATAATCATCCTTATGTGGCGCTAACCTTCTGATTTTCTTTTGCATAGGATGAGAAGAAGTATCTTGAGAAAATTGAGAGTCTAGAGGCGAACTTATCCGCTCGTGACTCTAAATACCGCAGACTCAAGAAAAAGCTTACTGTCACCGTTTCCAATAATAGCAAGGATGCTATTCGCATTCGTCATGCGGCAATTAAGAAAATCTGTACCGATAATGGCATTCCTCTATCAAACTATAATCTTGCTGAAGTTTCTCTTAACGAAGAAGACTCTAATATCTCTGATAGAGAAGTAGAATATGAGGAGTATGAGGAAATtgatgaagaaggtggtggttcTGAAGCTGATGAGGATAATGCAGGTGATATGGGTGGAAATTAGTTATTTTTCGCTCTTGTaaattctttttttcctttttgtataTCAAATACTTCATAATCTtagaaatttcttcttcaatgtAAACTTTTTAAATATTTGAGGTTCCTTTAATGTAAATTCTCCTTGGATTATATCtgcataaaaggaaaagtacTGTTCTTTCCAACAGTTGAAATCAATCTAATGATAATAACATATATAACAATATTTATTGACAATATAGCATGTGCGTGAGTTTATCATATGGGCGCGAATAACACTCTTTTACATGCTTTCATTCCCAGTCTTGACTCTATTAGTCGCCACAAGATGATTGAGTTATGCAGATATCATCTATGAATTAACATATATAAATGATAATTGATAGATGTAAAATTATCATGTATGTGTGTAACTAACTTGTGGGGTATTTCCTTATGCAGTGATCTATTATGTATTTATTCACACACGCCGATTATATAACTGAATCATGATAATATAATATCCAAATTTCTTTTCCTTACCTTATCTTACCTTACGAATATGTCTTCATTTTCTGCCTCAGATAtgtttttctttgttattttgctTCTATACATCTACTTATTTCTCCTTGTGATAAATACCCTTTGTCTTTTCCATGTGCGATTATACTCGCAAGCTATTTGCTCTCTTATTATTTCCTGCAAAACAATATtagtttctattttatttttctcatgagaTCTTATttagccttcctaattaaaggtcttattttgcttgTTATATGACTTTGTTTCTGTGCGACGAGATCGTAGGCGGTCTTTAGATTTTAGTGtaacgacccattgatctcgccttatcatattcttgtattatttcctctgcaCGTTTTATTGATGCGTTAATACGACGATCCTTAATTCTCctgtgagtaaaaagcctcatgatatttgcgtattttgacacaattcaactccctaatggagggtgtcatccttatattccccctaatttccccttcaaggaatctTACTCCTACCAGGTTAGGGtgggatcctcccatccagtgatgcaaaAATCAGTTATTTTCGTggcctcttatccctccaccgatatggcttgtggttacgagactgcaccctaatcAGTTATTTCcagggtcggtgtagctttcAATTGAGTCATGATAACTAGGTTTTACTCAATTATGACGTGCGTTAGGTCTTATCATTTCCTCTTGATGTATGCGAACTACGGTGTACGCCACAActggatgcctagcctccctagttgGAGCCTTTACTTCtgttgccttctattaaggtcttattttttcctttttctgtAATAACATTATCATAAAGAAGAAATATTTTTCATTTGCATTCATACTCTTGATTAATACAATGATGAAATCTTCTCTTTTTGCTTATTCGCCTACATTATAACTACTTTTTAAACGATTTCATTTCTGAGATAACTTGCTTGCTTCTTTCGCCTTCTGTGCGTTTTCCAATACATTGATTCGCATATGTTCTACAGCTTCTGATGTGCTATGACCACCGCACGAATCATATTTCTTCAGGTACACCTGGTTCCAGAGTTCATCAGATGTCTTTCCTTCTTTTTCGTCTACACTTCATACATTCCGTTACTAACAACCTTCTTAATCTTATATGGCCCTTCCCACATGTTTTCCATGTTTCCTTTACCATTTTTATGATAATGCGGCTTCTGCTTCAGTACCAATTCACCCTCCTGAAATTCAGTCTTTCTAGTTCGCTTGTTGCATTCATGTGCGGAAAGTACCGCTTCAGCATTATTCTTAATAAGTTCTCCACTTTTAGACACAACATCAACCATTAACCTTTCGCCTCTCTGGATTTCTTGTATCTgcttcttccaatttcttctcttgCTTTTGCGTTCCTCACATTTGTCAACATCAATTTCCTGGCAAGTTTTACCTTCATTCGGATCTCCTCTTATTACTCCAACACCTTGAGGTAGAGGGAACTTGatacattggtggaaagttgaggcCACTCTTAGAATACCATGTAACGATGGTCTTCCTATCAAAGCATtatagggtgattctacgtcaacgacgCAAAACACGATTTCTGTTGATATGCTCTTCAGAGGAATTCGCATTGTTATCTATCCCTTTGGCTGTTGGATGTTCCGTTGAAACCATAAATTTTGAAAGTTGATGGAATTAATTCCTCATCTCTACCACCCATAATCTTGTATGTGGATAAAACAGAATATCAACTGAACTGTCAGGATCTATCAGTATTCTATTTATAGCCAATGTATTCGCGTTATCCTCTTCGTCTTCGTCCTCTTTTGCTTTTGGATTGATTTGTAACTTTACCACTAATGGGCTCTCGTGCGGTTCTCCTCCTCCTGGTACTTCCTCTGCGTTAAATAAAATAAGTTGCTTCTACCAATCTTTcaatggcgatatcttcgcaaggtTGAGTatatctcttccatcattatctcttgcataAACTCGACTTAGGATATTTTCGTGAAAATGTTTTATGCTTTTGAACGAGTGTATTATCGAATTACAATATAAATTCTTTTCCTTCGCTCCTACTTCGATCAAATATGTATTCCTTCCTGTCTCCATACCTTGGGCATTcccttctggtggtggtggtggtagattcTGTGGTTGCTGCACTAGGAAATGGCTGAGTTTTCCCTGATCAATCATTCTTAGTATGATTTTCTTCACATTTCTACAGTTGCTTGTTGTGTGACCGTGGAAACGGTGATATGCACAGAATTTTCTACTTCTCCTCCCTGGTGGTGGTTCATTTCCCATATTTGGTGACTCAGGAATGTCTTCCattaaaattatagcttcccatattttgtcTATCGCGGTGTTTAGATGCAGCATCTTTATCTTCTCCCAAACCACTTTGTTACTTCCTGGTCCTTGGTTGTAATATTGTTTTTGCCCTCCATAACCTTCTGGTTGGTTATCAagactttgaatcttattatttcctccacgattgttgaactgcttttgtttgtattttctttcaaattcttctttaTCTTTACTACCCATGGCTACTAGCTTTTGCCCTTCTTCCATTACTTTATTTCCTTGACTCCCTTGGGATGTAATTGCAACAACATTTGTTGTCCTTGGAAGTAAGCTTGAATTCCCATCATTTGCGTTTGTTATCACAACTGGGTAAGACTCCATTTCTCTTTGTTTTCTTCAACAGCTATGTATTCTTCTTGGAAATTGCACAACTCCGCCATGGTTATTGTATCTTTTGTCCTGAAGATCTGTATATACAATAAATCTGTAGGAAAAAGTGCATTGATAAAATCTAGTATAAGGTTTCGCTCATCTACTCGTCCAACCATTTCACTGCACATGCTCCTCCAATGCATTGTTAAACTGCGTAAGCTCTCATTGATCCTTCTGTGTAAGCTGAACACCTTTTCAATCCCTGGGCGTAACATGTTATTGCTGATGTACTGTCCTAGGAAGATGTTTTGTAAATGATGAAATGATCTAATGGTTCCCACTGGCAGTCCTTCAAACCATTGCAAAGATTCTCCTGTTAGACTCGTCGGGAAATACTTACATACCACCGCGTCGTTTTCCTCCCACTGTAATAAGGATCGACTATATGCCCTAATATGATGTATTGCGCATGTGCTTCCATCAAATATGTTAGTGAATACAGGTAGGTTACATTTAGGTGGTACTCTTGCGAGTTGTATCCGTCTTGCGAATGGTGTTTTCCCcgattcttctattgcttcatccaactGTCGCCTACCACCATCTCTTCGCGTCTTCATCATTTCTCTCACCTCTGCCAACTCTCTAAGGATTTCTCACTCATGGTTTGGTTTATGTCTTGCCGCATGGGTCTCTTTAATCTTGCTTGCCTTATTCTGTTTTCATGGTTATTTTGACGCACATCCTCTTGTATCTTTCTTGCTTCAGCCTCTTCTCTCCATCTCTTGCGTCTTTCTCTTTCATCCCTTGCACGCTCCAGTGCGGTATTGTTTCTTTCAGCTTACTCTTCACGTTTGTATTGATTTCTCAACATTTCTCTACCTTGCAATATAATTATTCCttgttcttcatcctcttcactATCGTGATCATGATGTGTGCGATGGCGTTCTCCTGTGTTTTCACGTCTATTGCCTCTTTGACCTTCTTGCATGCGATATTGTTCGCGCTGCTGTACGTATCGGTCATCTGCTGGTTGTTGCTCTATGCGTCGTTCATCGCGTTGATCCTGTAAGTTATCATCTATCTGAAAGTTTCCAACAATGTTGTCTAGAGGTTTTTCTCGCCTGATATCTCTTCGACTGGATTGGCTACGTCTTGACGAGCTCCTGCTTTTACTTGACCTTGAGATTGCACGTGTGGTGCTTCTTGATCTCTGCTCTTGTAATCTTATATTCTCTTCTCTCAACTCATTATTCTGACACatcaaattcgcacgttcttcatcTTCTCGCCTTCTTTATGCAACCAACCTTTGTCGAAGTTCCTTGATTGTCATGTTCTCTTCATTTCCTTTTATTAATCTTGCGTCTCCAGTtctttgttcatcttcttctgttGAATCTGTATGTGCGGTATGAACACTTACTCTATCGTAATCGATAGTGTATTCTGCTCTGGTTCA encodes:
- the LOC113351240 gene encoding uncharacterized protein LOC113351240 produces the protein MMKTRRDGGRRQLDEAIEESGKTPFARRIQLARVPPKCNLPVFTNIFDGSTCAIHHIRAYSRSLLQWEENDAVVCKYFPTSLTGESLQWFEGLPVGTIRSFHHLQNIFLGQYISNNMLRPGIEKVFSLHRRINESLRSLTMHWRSMCSEMVGRVDERNLILDFINALFPTDLLYIQIFRTKDTITMAELCNFQEEYIAVEENKEKWSLTQL